The Gordonia sp. KTR9 genome contains a region encoding:
- a CDS encoding LmeA family phospholipid-binding protein has translation MPRIRKVLVIGIVAALAAVGVAVGVDVGAAVRGEYQLSRAIAESPRVTFDPEVTIAGFPFTSQSSAGHFAGATIAARGVELPGCEPVRGVCRGELGASLGPFDVADGSGFSPSDVLHTRSISAYTRLDAVTLARYLRIVDLTVSTPGPDGKAGAGGPQDGTVSRQSGVVFTGTVALPPRDGLDPADPPSASAYDGPKIRVSVSVDLTVVDGALDIRATGFYTGPERHLDAEVPPEMRTAVLDRFSMTLPRLPMAWDVTAERAESFGGDVQLVGDSGPAAVRPDRF, from the coding sequence ATGCCGCGCATCCGGAAAGTGCTCGTCATCGGCATCGTCGCCGCCCTTGCCGCAGTGGGGGTCGCCGTCGGCGTCGACGTCGGGGCCGCCGTCCGCGGGGAATACCAGCTCTCCCGCGCGATCGCCGAATCCCCCCGCGTGACTTTCGATCCCGAGGTCACCATCGCCGGTTTCCCGTTCACCTCCCAGTCATCCGCCGGTCACTTCGCGGGTGCCACCATCGCCGCGCGGGGCGTCGAACTACCGGGATGCGAGCCGGTTCGCGGTGTCTGCCGGGGTGAGCTGGGTGCCTCGCTCGGCCCGTTCGACGTCGCCGACGGCAGCGGATTCTCCCCGAGTGATGTTCTCCACACCCGCTCGATCTCGGCATACACCCGCCTCGACGCCGTCACCCTCGCCCGGTACCTGCGCATCGTCGACCTGACCGTCAGCACCCCGGGGCCGGACGGCAAGGCCGGTGCGGGTGGCCCCCAGGACGGCACCGTCAGTCGCCAGAGCGGCGTGGTGTTCACCGGTACGGTCGCGCTGCCGCCGCGCGACGGCCTCGATCCCGCCGACCCGCCGTCGGCGTCGGCCTACGACGGGCCGAAGATCCGAGTCAGCGTCTCCGTCGACCTCACCGTCGTCGACGGCGCACTGGACATCCGGGCCACCGGCTTCTACACCGGGCCCGAACGCCACCTCGACGCCGAGGTCCCGCCCGAGATGCGCACCGCGGTACTCGACCGGTTCAGCATGACTCTCCCCCGCCTGCCGATGGCCTGGGATGTCACGGCCGAGCGCGCGGAGAGCTTCGGCGGGGACGTCCAACTGGTCGGCGATTCGGGTCCGGCCGCGGTCCGTCCCGACCGCTTCTGA
- a CDS encoding sulfurtransferase, which yields MARSDVLVSTEWAEQNLNADKTVFVEVDEDTSAYDGGHIAGAVKLDWKTDLQDPVRRDFVDAEQFGALLSERGIANDDTVILYGGNNNWFAAYAYWYFKLYGHNEVKLLDGGRKKWELDGRPLSSDAVSRPATTYKAGEPDLSIRAFRDEVVDAINVKNLVDVRSPDEFSGKILAPAHLPQEQSQRPGHIPSAINVPWSKAANEDGTFKSDEELKELYGEAGLDGSKDTIAYCRIGERSSHTWFVLKELLGHQNVKNYDGSWTEYGSLIGVPIELGEGK from the coding sequence ATGGCACGTTCCGACGTCCTGGTCAGCACCGAATGGGCTGAGCAGAACCTCAATGCCGACAAGACCGTCTTCGTCGAGGTCGACGAGGACACCTCGGCCTACGACGGCGGCCACATCGCCGGCGCCGTCAAGCTCGACTGGAAGACCGACCTGCAGGATCCGGTCCGCCGCGACTTCGTCGACGCCGAGCAGTTCGGCGCCCTGCTCTCCGAGCGCGGCATCGCCAACGACGACACCGTGATCCTCTACGGCGGCAACAACAACTGGTTCGCCGCCTACGCCTACTGGTACTTCAAGCTGTACGGCCACAACGAGGTCAAGCTGCTCGACGGCGGCCGCAAGAAGTGGGAACTCGACGGTCGCCCGCTGTCCAGCGATGCCGTCAGCCGCCCCGCCACGACCTACAAGGCAGGCGAGCCGGACCTCAGCATCCGCGCCTTCCGCGACGAGGTCGTCGACGCCATCAACGTCAAGAACCTCGTCGACGTGCGCAGCCCTGACGAGTTCTCGGGCAAGATCCTCGCGCCGGCTCACCTCCCGCAGGAGCAGAGCCAGCGTCCCGGCCACATCCCCAGCGCCATCAACGTGCCGTGGAGCAAGGCCGCCAACGAGGACGGCACCTTCAAGTCCGACGAGGAGCTCAAGGAGCTCTACGGCGAGGCCGGCCTCGACGGCTCGAAGGACACCATCGCCTACTGCCGTATCGGCGAGCGCTCGAGCCACACCTGGTTCGTCCTGAAGGAACTGCTCGGCCACCAGAACGTCAAGAACTACGACGGCAGCTGGACCGAATACGGCTCGCTGATCGGCGTCCCGATCGAACTCGGAGAAGGAAAGTAA
- a CDS encoding DUF1416 domain-containing protein has translation MCAAPKQGQKLPAGVDVEKEVVLTGQVTDGSGSPVAGAFVRLLDSTGEFTAEVVASPTGDFRFFAAPGTWTLRALSAVGNGDVTISPEGPGIHEKDITVSK, from the coding sequence ATGTGTGCTGCACCCAAGCAGGGACAGAAGCTGCCCGCGGGCGTCGACGTCGAGAAGGAGGTCGTCCTGACCGGACAGGTCACCGACGGCTCGGGCTCGCCCGTCGCCGGCGCCTTCGTCCGTCTGCTCGACTCGACCGGTGAATTCACCGCCGAGGTCGTTGCCTCGCCCACCGGTGACTTCCGCTTCTTCGCCGCCCCCGGCACCTGGACGCTTCGCGCCCTGTCCGCTGTGGGCAACGGCGACGTGACGATCAGTCCCGAGGGCCCCGGCATCCACGAGAAGGACATCACCGTCTCGAAGTGA
- a CDS encoding FABP family protein: MTSAPGGPAADNPGHPEPSDDGFVADAELRRSGDEAISQAEARAAESGSRERNIPTWDDLPLPADTANLRLGADLHPGLLALLPLVGVWRGEGEGHDPETDTDYHFAQQIVVSHDGQNFLAWESRSWVIDEDASYQQPDLRESGFWRIGEDDSIELLLAHAEGSIELFYGTPLNQTTWELATDVVIKAESGRRTGGAKRLYGLVADGDLAYVEERVDADGDLTPRLSAKLRRHVG, translated from the coding sequence GTGACGTCCGCACCCGGAGGTCCGGCCGCGGACAATCCAGGTCATCCGGAGCCCTCCGATGACGGGTTCGTCGCCGACGCCGAACTCCGCCGGTCCGGCGACGAGGCGATCAGTCAGGCCGAAGCCCGTGCGGCGGAGTCCGGCAGCCGGGAACGCAACATCCCCACCTGGGATGATCTGCCGCTCCCCGCCGACACCGCCAACCTCCGCTTGGGTGCCGATCTCCACCCCGGCCTCCTCGCCCTGCTCCCTCTCGTGGGTGTGTGGCGCGGAGAGGGTGAAGGGCATGATCCCGAGACGGACACCGATTACCACTTCGCACAGCAGATCGTCGTCTCGCACGACGGTCAGAACTTCCTCGCCTGGGAGTCCCGCTCGTGGGTGATCGACGAGGACGCCTCCTATCAACAGCCCGATCTCCGCGAATCCGGATTCTGGCGGATCGGTGAGGACGACTCCATCGAGTTGCTCCTCGCGCACGCCGAGGGATCGATCGAGCTCTTCTATGGCACCCCGCTGAACCAGACCACCTGGGAACTCGCCACCGACGTCGTCATCAAGGCCGAATCCGGCCGACGCACCGGCGGCGCCAAACGCCTGTACGGCCTCGTCGCCGATGGCGACCTCGCCTACGTCGAGGAACGCGTCGACGCCGACGGGGACCTCACCCCGCGACTGTCCGCCAAGCTGCGCCGCCACGTCGGCTGA